A window of Gallus gallus isolate bGalGal1 chromosome 3, bGalGal1.mat.broiler.GRCg7b, whole genome shotgun sequence genomic DNA:
GTCATTCTACACCTTGAAATCTATTAACAGAAGTTCTGAAGAACTTGTGTCAGAACAACCAGTTGCCTCACTCATCTGAATGCTCATttgaaaggaaggaagctgGATTCGGTGCTCTGCTTTACAAAGAAGTGGCGCAGGCATGAGACCAGTTTCCCTTCACCTACCCCTGGTGAAGGGGAATGTGCCTTGATGCAGGTTTTCCATCATGTTTGTCTTAACAGCAGAGGAAGTCTGAAGAGACAAATTGTCTAGCATAAGTGGACACTTTCTTCTGGGCCAGCAGTCAGTCCAGAACTAAATTCTGATGTAGTGCACAACTTTCTCTTTGCTTGTTCTCTCCCATAATACTCTAAAGCTCTTTATGCTCAAGGAATGCTCTCCACAGACAGGATTTTATCTCTATCTCTCATCAAAACACATTGATCCTTACTTTAAGATCCACTAAGCAGGTGGGAGATGTGGACTTGGGACCTGACTGCAAATCAAATAAGTAGGGATTTCAAGGTGGATAGTGGATAATCACAGTGACAGCTCTGGCTTGTAGGCAGCCAGAGCACAAGGCACACATGGTGACAGTATGATTAGAACATAACTAAATTATTAAACAAGACAGTAGTTAAAGTAAAGTAGTCTTTTGGGACCACTACTTCTCACCATCCACTAACAGTAAAACCAAGTACCCTGACAACTGTTTTATGACAAGAAGATAGCACCAGACTAAAACAAGGTATACCTTGTTTTGTAATGtttacaaaaccaaaatacaaCTAATTGTGCACCACTTAATTGTGTGGGAAAGGTACTGGTATAGCTGCCATTAGGCTGTGGGAAATTCCTCATCTGTCATTTTTTAGAactgatacatttttttaaatgtgacagTATGGTCTAAGACATGAAACATGCAGGAAGATTCTACATGGTACTGTATCACAATAGTTTTCCCTCACCCTACACTCTTTTGAGTCTGGAATTGATCCTTCTGGTGATGGATGTAACCAGAGATCTGCAAGATTTGTATACATAGAAGGTACTTCATCTCCTGCTGAGAGTTtgctggaaggagcagaggTTCCTTCTaggtttgcttttaaaatcaacTATCTATATGCTATTCTCttgatttcatttgtatttacttGTTGGCAAATGGGCTCTCAATAACTTTGTTCCATTACAGCTCGTCTGGTTGTTTCCATTACCAAAGTCTATGTTCCAGAGAGAAACCAAGCTCACTGGCAACCACGCAGTCTTCACATGAAAATTCAGGTTAGCTCTTTAATGAGCCAGATACCTTACATGCCCCCTggggatgggaaaaaaaagcagctccaCAGATGTAAGATAAATAACTTCAATCTGGTGTTTTTAATATCAGTAAGAAGTGGCTCTTAGTAAGATATACATGTTTACTTAATGATTTGTTTTGCCTTAATTACACAGTAACAGGCTCTCATTAGTCCATCCTGCATTACTGCATATCGTTGCcttgaactgttttttttcctcctgcagaagTACATTTTTAAACTATCCCAACCGCTTTCTTGCTTTCACTGACCAGCAAATCCCTTATTatgaaaaagaagcagatttCTGATGCTGAAGGACACCGTCGTCGTGTTTCTTCACTTCTTCTAGCTGAATCATTGGGAACTGTACTTGTTTTTCAAACCATTTGGCTACTGTGAGCAGCTGCTTCTCTTGGAATGAGCGCCCAATGAACTGAAGCCCAATTGGCAAGCCTCTTTCTGAAAGAGCTGTAGGAACATTTACGGCTGGCAGTcctgaaacaaaagaagttaTGCGCACAAAGGCTTACTATTAAACAAATCCAGTTAGAGTCATTTCTGTAACAATTCTGAGAGAaccagagcagctcagcagcattttaaaatctagCCCTACATCACAAAGCATTTTACAAATGCACTGTACTTATGTGTAAAGTTGTTAACTTACTACTGTAATTTAACGAGAGGGGTGAGGTATCTCAATTCTGTGTAAGAGCTCAAGAGGCTGAAGGGGATGGATGTTACACGCAGGAGAAAACATAGTTGAATTCCTGTCTCTACTCACCGGCCATGTTTGCAGCCTGTGTTAGGATGTCATCTTGTGTGCTGCGAGTTCTGTTGTCTTCTTTGATGAATTCCACATATGGGATTGCATCGCTCAGAGTGATAGGAGTGAGTAAAATATCAATACCACTTCCAAAAACCTTCACAAAGTCATTGGCAATGAGACGTCTGACTTTCTGTGCTTTGACAAAGTAATCCTCATAATTCCTAGAAAGAAATATGGGTGTGAGGGTGGAATGCTAGAATTCTGAGAATACAGAACAATTTCTTAGTTACTATAAAAGAGAGAAGCTCTATATTCCTCCCGATTAAGAGGCTAACATGTATTTGAGTTTCTCCTCTACCACAAGCTTAGTCACCAAACACAGTGTTTACGTTCTCAGAGCCATGAAGATGTCAGAGAAAAAAGACATAAGAAAATTCTGTTGAAGTAaagtgaagggaaaacaaaatcctAGTTTAAAATAGCTGAAGATCAGAGTAATGCTCTTATGGCCTTTCTGAAACTAAACTGTATATTGGATTTCACTGCAGAAAGGTATAGTAAAGTCTAGAAATAATATAGAAGGTTTGCAGAATAGACATTAAACTCTAGGATTCAATCCAGTTAGACACTTAATGAATGTGAAAAACTCCCCTGATCTATGCAGACATCCAAATGGACTTAAAACCAAGGATGTGTTTCTAGTACGCATCTTACTAAACTATTATCtttcctcaatttttttttctccttatattAAGTATGGGGTTTATGGCTTTCTAAACTGTCTTTATGCAATTCTAAAGCAGAAACAAGTTAGTTAGCTTTATGtttactgttctttttaatttcatatgtAGAATTGGTAAACATGTAACAGAAGTCATAACTTCACAGTTTAGTTTCTAAAGCAATCGCCAACAATtactctttaaaagaaaaggaataaaacactGATAAATCAAACCTACTCGGTTAATTCTGATGCAGTGTCTATAAGCAACCATCATTTCATGAATGATCACATGGTTATTTTATAAAAAGCAAGagcaaaatattctgtaaaagGCAATGCTTACAGGAAACACAGATGTTTGTACTTTGTTTGTCTCAAGAATGCTTGCAGAACCCTGGATTTTGTTCTTCAAGAGTAACTTACTGTTGACAGAAACAGGACTCTCTTGTTCAGTCCTGATGGAACACAATCCTATGCTCCTTCACAAAAAAGTGAGCTGCATGAAATTTAAAGCAGTCTTTGGAAAGCTGACCTGGACAGTTGTGACCAGAATGAGCATACTTGGCAGGAATATCAGCATTCCATAAAAGCTGCTTCTTATCTACTGACTGACAACATTCCTGTCTCTGAGAGCAACTACAAGTCTCTTCTGATGAATGCTGTTGCTGACAGAAGGAGCTTTATCACGCACTTGTTTTGAGACAAATTGCAGGACCAGTTTTTCTGTTAGTATCTAAACAAATTAAGTAGGACTCCTGCTTTCTCTCACATACTAGGATAGTAAATAAGGAGTGAAAATGGAGATGAAAAAAGTTAAATTGATCCATTCACCAGGCTCTCTACATgagttgaattaaaaaaaaaacaaacctgtctTCTATAAAAACATTAGTTCAGACATCTTTGCCTTCTCCCCCTTGCATACTAAGGCAGAGAGCTATAGTTAATTTAACTGCTGTATCATCTGCCTTGCTCTAGAAGACCTCAGCAGAATGCACCAGCAGTTCTTCTATGCAGCTTTACTGAGATTAACACCTACAGAACTACAAGAGGATGGTTTTACTGTGATTTCAGTGTCATTCTACAGGATATATACTTCCTTATTTTAACTATTAGGTGACAATAATCctctgtgggggggggggggggggggggggggggggggggaaatcacAAAGGTGTTTTACTTAACTCAGAAGGCTCCCTGGTACGagtaaggaaaaacattttcattcacTGCTAACAGTTCACTAGTTATTACATAGCTAAAGCAATAATAACCATAGAAGTAGCTAGTAGCTTGAGgacatttctttctcatgtctTGATGAACAACTCTTTGCCATTTGCTTAACAAATTATTAACTTAATAAATCTGAGTTTCAAGATGAGTTCCACTTACTGTTTCAACAAGAAGTAGTTTCCTGATAGAATTCTTCCTCTTACAACATCGCTAAATCCTTCTCGTCGTGTTGCAGCATACATGCTTTCTGTGGACTTGCTCATGTCAGAACGATGtcctggaaagaaaaggcaatttagaaacagtttttgtggtttttaagATCCAATAACGTAATGGTACCCATAATAGTACAATAGGCTGCAGTTTGGTGCAGACTGACATGCTGCTATTCTGGAAAAATCCACAAACCATATTCCTTCCACGTTCCATCACAGAGAAGATTTTAACCCCAGACATTCACGTGTCCACAAgtaaaacacaataaaatatttctttgtttacttCAGCTTTTATGTGCACAGGGTTTTCCTATTCCAGTCCAAAAGAACATCACCAAACATTCAACTATGAAATACATACTATCCAAACTGGTCATTCTTAATACCATTTAGCAAGGTTTCTTGCAACAATAacacaacaacaataacaaaataatttaaaaggcCTTACCATATTCCAGTCCATCAAACCTGGCCATATTTGATGCCacttctgcagtgcagagcacatGATAGCAGACGATTGAGTAATGGGTGTGTGGTAAACTCACTTCAACTACTTTAGCACCTGCGTTCTTAAAGAGGTCAGCAGCCTTTGACCAAACAGCCAGAATTTCACTAGAAAGCCCTGGTACATGGTACTCcttagagaaaaacaagaataagTGATGTTTACTTTTACTGGCAACCAACACATAAATACTATTTgctaaaaatactttgaaactATGAACACTACGTGCTTTTAAATACTTACTACAGCCTATCACATCTACTAAATATTATAAAAGCAAGCAGTACTAAATAAACTGGAATCCATCATCTGAAGAATATTATGTTCGCCTTACAAACTACAGCCCGTAACACAGTCCATAATGgaatttcagcagttctcttCTGGAGAAAATGTTCACTTGTTCATCTAGTCATAGAGACCACACCACATGGCTCTATAGTTCATGGGTAGAAGCTGTTCAGATGCAAGCCTTAATACTAGGGGTATTTTTAGCAGGGAAGAAGCTATGCTCACGGCAAATCAGCAGCTACTAGCACACCTCAGGCAAACAAGCAACCCACCAGAGAACTACAATCACAAGGTTGGGATAGGACTTAGGACAAGCAACACTCCTGTTTTAAGATATTTGCTTTAGTTCAAGCTCAGACTATCTGGGTCAAAATACCACGTGATCTCTGAACAGCAACAACTCCTACATATTATCATAATACATGCATTAACCTGTTTGGGTTAATCTgtagcagcagaaaacaactaCCCAAGGGATATGAATAATTAATCAATACTACTCTTTTAGATTTACCAAAACCTAAACagtatgcagaaaaataattttctatgcatactttttttttggcatttcaCAGATGCTGAATAATTGCCAGTGGGCATCTCTTCTTACAACACTGAACCTTCTCATTTACCTCTGCTATCACAGGTTCAAGTACTGAGAACTAAAATCAACAGATGTTCCACACACTGtctctttgaaaacagaacCTTTACAAGATTATAATAGGTAATTAAAAAATAGGCTGCAGCTCCAAATGTCGTGCTTAAATTACAAGCATACTTTCAAGAACAACCAAATTATATGCATTAGAAGCCAAATTACTTGATAAAAACATTAACGGCTACcacaaagttttcttttcatccCTATTAGAGCATTGTGAGTCACAGCTCCTTGTGCCATTCAATTGCCCTTAGAATTATGCTTTATCATAGTGCAATTTAGACAAGGATTTCAAAATGCTGCACAAACCAGTACTAACGTCACTGTATGAGAAGTCACTAAAAGTAACTCGTATGAAGTTGTGGAGGTATCTGATAAAAAAGCCATGGAGAATCAAGAACTGAAGCCCCTCATTTTCCCTGGAACTTCCTGGCAGTGTTTCCCACAATGATGACAAAGCATTTCAGACAAAGTGTTAGCAGATGCTCCCTCTGAATCACCTACGTGGGCAACGGAGCACATACTGCTCTTTTCTGGGAGCTGCTCATACTGCCTTCACTGTTTCAAATTATGAGAGATCAGGTGGTGACAGACAATACACAAATACTTTATTTTGGAAGGAGTTACACTTGCCATCCCTGTTCACAACTGTACATGGGATTTAAATGTTACCTTAGGAATTCCTATAGAGAGCTTGCTGACATCAGTCAAAGTTGGCAGTGCAAATGGCTGAAAGATGTCCTGAACTGTGGTAGAGTCTTTAGGATCATGTCCAGCAAGTGAACCTGAAACATGACATGACAcactgaagaacaggaaaatgtATATTGGGTAGATGGAATTCAGCTTGCTTTGAGACAACCTTCTGAACAAAGACATAGAGCATACAAAGATATATGTAGTAGTAATACCTAGCACAACTGCTGCATCATCCACACATCTGGTCAGGATTCCTGGCACATCCATGGAGTTCACTAGAGGAATGAGACCATGGCGAGAGATCAGTCCATATGTTGGCTTTAAACCAACTACACCACAGTGAGCAGCAGGGTTTCTGGTAGATCCTCCTGTGTCTGACCCTAAAGCTCTATGGTTTCAAAAGGATTACCATTAGTAAAATGATTCAGAACATCTCCAAACAATGAATATTTATGACTTTAAGATGCATGGATTTAAAAATGTCTGAGTTCATCCCAACTAAAAGTCACAATCACGCAATCTAAATGTTAGTTCACTCCTTATATCTGCtatttttcagctgttctcagtatttttcttagGACCTCTGAATTAGCCACAGGGAGAGATTGCTACTCTCTACAAATCAGAGGTAGATAGATAGAAATCAGACATTCAGAACAGGGCCCTAAATACCTACTTCC
This region includes:
- the QRSL1 gene encoding glutamyl-tRNA(Gln) amidotransferase subunit A, mitochondrial isoform X2, which translates into the protein MLRASLRQISAALKEGQITPTELCQRCLALVRSTQFLNAYITVAEETALKQAEESEKRYQRGQPLGELDGIPIAVKDNFNTAGIETTCASNMLKGYISPYNATVVQKLLDQGAVLLGKTNLDEFAMGALGSDTGGSTRNPAAHCGVVGLKPTYGLISRHGLIPLVNSMDVPGILTRCVDDAAVVLGSLAGHDPKDSTTVQDIFQPFALPTLTDVSKLSIGIPKEYHVPGLSSEILAVWSKAADLFKNAGAKVVEVSLPHTHYSIVCYHVLCTAEVASNMARFDGLEYGHRSDMSKSTESMYAATRREGFSDVVRGRILSGNYFLLKQNYEDYFVKAQKVRRLIANDFVKVFGSGIDILLTPITLSDAIPYVEFIKEDNRTRSTQDDILTQAANMAGLPAVNVPTALSERGLPIGLQFIGRSFQEKQLLTVAKWFEKQVQFPMIQLEEVKKHDDGVLQHQKSASFS
- the QRSL1 gene encoding glutamyl-tRNA(Gln) amidotransferase subunit A, mitochondrial isoform X1 — protein: MLRASLRQISAALKEGQITPTELCQRCLALVRSTQFLNAYITVAEETALKQAEESEKRYQRGQPLGELDGIPIAVKDNFNTAGIETTCASNMLKGYISPYNATVVQKLLDQGAVLLGKTNLDEFAMGSGSTDGVFGPVRNPWSYSRQYKEKSIPRSDSEPENSNWVIAGGSSGGSAAAVSAFTCFAALGSDTGGSTRNPAAHCGVVGLKPTYGLISRHGLIPLVNSMDVPGILTRCVDDAAVVLGSLAGHDPKDSTTVQDIFQPFALPTLTDVSKLSIGIPKEYHVPGLSSEILAVWSKAADLFKNAGAKVVEVSLPHTHYSIVCYHVLCTAEVASNMARFDGLEYGHRSDMSKSTESMYAATRREGFSDVVRGRILSGNYFLLKQNYEDYFVKAQKVRRLIANDFVKVFGSGIDILLTPITLSDAIPYVEFIKEDNRTRSTQDDILTQAANMAGLPAVNVPTALSERGLPIGLQFIGRSFQEKQLLTVAKWFEKQVQFPMIQLEEVKKHDDGVLQHQKSASFS